The Helicobacter canis genomic sequence AAGCTATGCGATTAAATATATCCTAACGCACTACCAAGAAGAAGTGCTTGAGTGCCTACGCAAAGGGCGGGCGAGCGTGCGGCACGATGGACTTACAAGCCAAAATACGCGCGTGCTGGATTCTATTACCTTTGCATTCCCGCCGCAGCGGATTTTGGCGCATTTGGATAATCGCTATCTAATCATAGAAGTGCTAAAGGAGTGAGATGAAAATCGCAATCGTAGAAGATGACATCAATATGCGAAAAAGCCTAGAGCTGTTTTTCGCCGAGCATAAGGACTTGCGTGTAGTAACTTTCCGCAGCCCCAAAGACGCGCTAAAAGAGCTGGATTCTAGCTATCAGCTTGTGATCACGGATTTAAATATGCCACATATGAATGGGCTAGAGTTTTTAAAGCAGCTTAATAATCGCTATGAAATGATTGTCATCACCGGCAATGCCACGCTGCATTCTGCGATCGATTCTATACGGCTAGGGGTGAAAGACTTTTTCCAAAAGCCCTTTGAGCCAGAGCTTTTGCTTGAGGCAATCTATCGCAGTAAAAAGGTGCTAGAGTTTCAGCAAACCCACACCAAAACCACCTCCAAAGCAAGTGCTACAATCAACCGCCAAAGCCCCTTTGTCGCCACAAGCAAATCACTAGAATCCATACAAGCCCAAGTGCTAAAAGCCGCGCCCACGGATTCTAGTATCTTGCTTATGGGGGCTTCAGGTGTAGGCAAGGAAGTCTTCGCACGCTTTATCCACGAGAACTCCACTAGGAGCAAAAAGCCCTTTATCGCTATCAATATGGCAGCAATCCCCGAGCATTTACTAGAATCCGAGCTTTTTGGCTATGAGAAAGGCGCATTTACTGATGCCATAGCGACAAAGCAGGGGCTATTTGAGCTAGCAGATGGCGGGACACTCTTTTTAGATGAGATAGGGGAGATGCCTATAATGCTCCAAGCAAAGCTCTTGCGAGCAATCCAAGAAAAAGAAGCCACAAGGCTAGGCGGATCGAAGCCCATAAGCTTTGATGTGCGCTTTATCTCCGCGACAAATGCGGATTTAGAGCAAAAAATCGCGCAAAAAGCTTTCCGTGAAGATCTTTTCTACCGCTTGCAGACAATCCCCGTGCAAATCCCCCCGCTAAAAGAGCGGCAAGAAGAGATCCTCCCCATAGCCCAATGGAAGCTTGATCTAGTCCTAGCCCAATACAACCTCCCGCCAAAGACTTTCACCAAAGAAGCCACACAAGCCTTGCTAGAATACGAGTGGCACGGCAATATTAGAGAGCTGCTCTCTGTGGTGGAGCGAGCCGCGATCCTTAGCGATGAGGCAATCACGCCAAAGGATCTTTTCTTAGATTCTCGTAAGGCACGCGATGAGAGAGAGCCTAGCAAGATAGAAGCATTAGAAAAG encodes the following:
- a CDS encoding sigma-54 dependent transcriptional regulator — encoded protein: MKIAIVEDDINMRKSLELFFAEHKDLRVVTFRSPKDALKELDSSYQLVITDLNMPHMNGLEFLKQLNNRYEMIVITGNATLHSAIDSIRLGVKDFFQKPFEPELLLEAIYRSKKVLEFQQTHTKTTSKASATINRQSPFVATSKSLESIQAQVLKAAPTDSSILLMGASGVGKEVFARFIHENSTRSKKPFIAINMAAIPEHLLESELFGYEKGAFTDAIATKQGLFELADGGTLFLDEIGEMPIMLQAKLLRAIQEKEATRLGGSKPISFDVRFISATNADLEQKIAQKAFREDLFYRLQTIPVQIPPLKERQEEILPIAQWKLDLVLAQYNLPPKTFTKEATQALLEYEWHGNIRELLSVVERAAILSDEAITPKDLFLDSRKARDEREPSKIEALEKQLLEEVLHDSHNDIAKASKILGMSEEILQYKLAKYDIRNPK